TTTCGATGAACCTGGTTCTTGACAGACGATTGCCACTCGTGCGTCGGTTCATCGGGACATTGCCACCAGACGACCAATTCTGAACCCTGAGAAACTTGCTCGGGATCAAAATTGGCGTTCTTCGTCGCATGCCAAAACTTGAGCAGGTCGGGATGGGATTCGCTGACGGCAGTTGTTCCACGACGCAACCTCGAAGTAGCGGGCTTTGTCGCACTGCGTTTTCGTTTTTTTCTTTGGTGTCCCTGGCAATGCGGGCAGTTCTTTCGTCCATCTGTACGCGTCTTGACCATTGCGGTCCATTCATGAGCTGCATCCTTTTGGCACTGCCACCAAACGCACTTCTCACTTCGGTTGGGAACCGCCTCCGGTACTAAATCGCCGTTCTTCGTCGGATGCCACTCGGCGGCGACGTCCGGAGATTTTGATGCAACAGACATTTGCAGTCGCCTGCATCCAGGACAACCACTCGACCCAATGGCTCGACCTGCAACTGTTGCCTGCCACTCATGATGACTGTCGACGCTACATTGCCACCAGACCTTTTTGTTCGATTGAGGGGCAAGTTCGGTTGGCTTCAAATCTCCGTTTTTGTCTGGATGAAACTCGCTTGCAACATCGGGATAGAGCATCTCAATCGAATCTTCGGCGATAACTCGACGGCCAGAGCAATAGGGGCAACCGTGTCCCTCATAGACTCTTGCTCGAACCTGAGATTGCCATTCGTGACGAGAGTCTTTACTGCAACGCCACCAGACTCGATAGCTACTGTTGGAAGGAATTTGATCTAGGCTGTGGGCCTCATTCAGCGTTGGATGCCACTCTTTCGCCAGCTCGAGGTCATGGGAAACCAAGAGTGGTACGTGAATTCCAGCTTGCTGTAGCGTTTTCATAGATTTCCGATTCGAAATTGGAGCTATTCAAGACGACAACGCAGCGCCGTAAGGCGTTCGCGTCGATCTTGAATTCCATTCCCGTATTCTAAGAAGAGGTTGGGGTTTCTGACACCTCATGACGCATTGCTGTGCGGAAACCATCACTAGCTGAGCGCAAGAAGTACGAGAATGCAACTTCCGTCGTCGATGACGGTGATGCCGGCTTCGCGTGCGGATTCGCTGGCCTGATCGTCTTCGGCTCCGGGTTGCATCCAGATGTGCTTCACTCCGGCCGCGATTGCGTCGGAGACGACTTTGCGAGTGACCTCGGGTGGCGTAATGATCGAGAGAGCTTCGGGGACGAGCGGTAGGTCGGCGATCGTCGGGTAGGCTTGGTGGCCTTCGATTGCGTCTTGGGCGGGATTGAGCGGGTAGGTCTCTCGGCTGGCGGCGAGCAGGGCGCGGAAGACTTTGTTGCCGTACTTGTGCTGACGATTGGATGCGCCGGCGACTGCATAAGTTTTTGCGGCGAGAAACTTTTCGATTGAGTTCATAGGGAGTTTCTTATCGGGAGCGAAAGTATCACAGAGCGTCGCAGAATTCAGTCAATTCAAGCGTCCTATGACGGATCGACTATTGTGAACTGCGGATTCGACGCATTCGATCAACTACAAAGCATCACAGCCAACAAGTCCAGTCCGTCCTCGTGTACAGATTCAACGACTTCGTGAAAATTTGTCCGAGCGGATTCGGCTTCTTCATCGGTGCATTCATCGGCTTCTTCTAACGCAGGCAGAACGATGGATTCGATATCGGAATTTGCGAGATAGCCCACCTCCGGTGGTCGGTCGCTACAGGTGGGGACCGCAAACGGTGGGGACTGCGATTGAAACCAATGCCAGATGCCAATGTCGTCGATATGGCCGTGGCTCCGCAACAGCGTGAATCCAGGTATCTCCACCTTTTCGCTGGCGACTTCGCACAACCAGCACAGTGCGTTGAAGTAATCCGTGCCGCAGTCGTCCGGCAGACGGCAAGCACAGATCTGACTTGCGAACTTAAGCGAGTCTTTCACTTCATCCTCGGTGAATTCGTTTGCTTCACGAAGTCGGTCTGCCATTTGGTCCAGTAACGTGCTGGGATTCGAGAACTGCTCTGCGACTTGCGAGGCATTCATGGCAAAGAAGTAAATGGAGTATCTCATTTGGCTTTGTTATTGGAGTGTTTTATGTGGTTTGATGACTTACGCCAAACCAACCGACTGCCGAGTCAGCACCGCAGCCAAACATTTCTCGGACATCTCTGGAAGCGTCAAACCTCGGTGTTCAGCAATCAACCATATGATGGACTGAGCCAGGGCCACGATATCATACGAAATATTGCTGTTGACAGGTTTTGCCACGAAGTGCTTGACGGAGTCAACAAACGCCTTGTCAAAGGCGGCCTGATCTTTGGCGATCACAGCCTCCCATGCCGCACACAAAAGTCGTGGCCGTTTGAGGCGGGATTTCTTGGCCTCTTCAAACAGTTGATCGGCACCGTCCATCGGTTCGGGACTCAGACTTCCGGCGATGCAAATCATTATTTGGAACATCTGATCTTCGATCTCTCCAGCACAGTACTCTGGTGGAATCGTGGCATCGAACCCCGCGCAGATCTTTGCCACATCGTCCCAACGTCCGGTTAGGCCGCCCAGTAAGAGTCCGCACCGAAGCTCCGTGTACCAACGTAGGCTGTGAGAAGGTTTGGATCTGTCGACCGCAGTCTTATTATTCAGATGGCAATTTTCGAGGCTCTGTGGATCGAGAAGCTTGTACTTCGTTTTCTGCTCTTCCGTCAGGCGAGCCAACGCAGCTTTTGTCCACCAGTCCCCGCAGAAGTAATCGACAACGAGATCAACGCCTGTTTGTGCTTGCTTTGGCAGATCATCAACGACACCGATTTGCAAATGATGCAATGTCACAAGGACGATCTTGTCTTGGATAGCCGAACTACGGTGATTCACGGTTGGCGCGTATGCGTTCTCGTGGCTTTTCTCACGACGTCGCTTTAGGACATGGGAAAACTCGTAGACCCACTTGTGCTTCAAAATTTCATACTTCTTCATAACAATCCTGTCATCATTTCCGTTCCGATTGGCCAGCGAGCACTGAGTATAGAAAGATCGTTCATCATCAGGCCAAACCAACCGACTGCCGAGTCACCACCGCAGCCAAACATTTCTCGGACATCTTTGGAAGCGTCAAACCTCGGTGTTCAGCAATCAACCAGATGATGGACTGAGCCAGGGCCACGATATCATACGAAATATTGCTGTTGACAGGTTTTGCCACGAAGTGCTTGACGGAGTCAACGAACGCCTTGTCAAAAGCGGCCTGATCTCCAGCGATCACAGCCTCCCATGCCGCACACAATAGTCGTGGCCGTTTGAGGCGGGATTTCTTGGCCTCTTCAAACAGTTGATCGGCACCGTCCATCGGTTCGGGACTCAAGCTGCCGGCGATGCAAATCATCAGTTGGAACATCTGATCTTCGATCTCACCAGCACAGTACTCCGGTGGAATCGTGGCATCGAACCCAGCGCAGATCTTTGCCACATCGTCCCAACGTCCGGTCAGGCCGCCCAGTAAGAGGCCGCACCGAAGCTCCGTGTACCAACGTAGGCTGTGAGAAGGTTTGGATCTGTCGACCGCAGGCTTATTGTCGAGATAGCAATTTTTGAGACTCTGCGGATCGAGAAGCTTGTACTTCGTTTTCTGTTCTTCTGTCAGGCGAGCCAATCCAGCTTTCGTCCACCAGTCGCCGCAAAAGTAATCGACAACAAGATCAACGCCTGTTTGTGCTTGCTCCGGCAGATCATCAACGACACCGATTTCAAGATGATGCAATGCCGCCAACCTCATCTTGCTGTCTATGGCAGCACTTCGCCATTTGTGGGTAGGCGCGTATCCGTGCTCAAGGCACTGCTGGCGCAAATATGGCAGCACAAAAGAAATGTCGAATACCCACTCATGTTTCAAAATCTGATATCGCTTCATTTTGACTCTTTCATTACTCAAAGCTCTCATCTTGCTCCAACACATAACAAAGGAGCAGTCCGACGGGCTCGGTTGATCCCCGTATATTCCAATGTCCTATCCCGTTATACTAACCACATGAAACAACTGCGGGAACTACACTTCGACGATCTGAACGCGGCGGTTCAAGAAGCACGATCGCTACTGCAGAGCGGCTACAACCAAAATGGCAATTGGTCGCTGGGGCAAATCTGCCGTCACCTAACGCTCGTGCAAGATCCGAGTGTTGATGGCTATCCGAAGTGGATGTCGTTCTTCGCGTTCTTGCGTCCTGTGATGCGACGGACCCTCTTGCCGAAAGTCCTCAGTGTCGATTCACCTCGTGGAATTCGTACAGCGTCGATGTTCGTTCCGCCGGCCGATCTGGATGACGCTGGTGAGGTTGAGGCTTTTGCTGCGAGCGTGGATCGGTTCTACGCTCACGTTGGTGACTATGCTCCGCATCCAGCGTTTGGGCGACTGCCACGTGAGCGGATTGAGCAAATTCATTCTGCACATGCCGCTCATCACTTGCGTTTCCTTGTACCCCGCGACTGATATATTTTCGCGTCCAATGAGTACTTTCGAGCCTGAGCGGTGTTTCATGTTCGTGTGAGGCAGCATCGGCCAAGAATGTTTTTTGCGGAAGCTGACATTTTTGGCGAA
The nucleotide sequence above comes from Rubripirellula tenax. Encoded proteins:
- a CDS encoding CoA-binding protein, with the protein product MNSIEKFLAAKTYAVAGASNRQHKYGNKVFRALLAASRETYPLNPAQDAIEGHQAYPTIADLPLVPEALSIITPPEVTRKVVSDAIAAGVKHIWMQPGAEDDQASESAREAGITVIDDGSCILVLLALS
- a CDS encoding DUF1569 domain-containing protein, producing the protein MKQLRELHFDDLNAAVQEARSLLQSGYNQNGNWSLGQICRHLTLVQDPSVDGYPKWMSFFAFLRPVMRRTLLPKVLSVDSPRGIRTASMFVPPADLDDAGEVEAFAASVDRFYAHVGDYAPHPAFGRLPRERIEQIHSAHAAHHLRFLVPRD
- a CDS encoding DUF7691 family protein; its protein translation is MRYSIYFFAMNASQVAEQFSNPSTLLDQMADRLREANEFTEDEVKDSLKFASQICACRLPDDCGTDYFNALCWLCEVASEKVEIPGFTLLRSHGHIDDIGIWHWFQSQSPPFAVPTCSDRPPEVGYLANSDIESIVLPALEEADECTDEEAESARTNFHEVVESVHEDGLDLLAVMLCS